A genomic window from Candidatus Kouleothrix ribensis includes:
- a CDS encoding 1-acyl-sn-glycerol-3-phosphate acyltransferase, translating into MSRREQLSYALVRTLIRVVMALLTRTSLHGAAHLPPHGAGIVVSNHLAAIDPGILVGVLPRPIALMSKAENDHGLLGLFMALVGAFTVRRGAADRRALQTSAQLLQQGRLLCLFPEGTRSRDGRLGPAHGGAALLAIKSGVPIIPVALTGTPRVFQARFPWLGFARVTVSVGAPFQLAMPAGPLRRADRERATAELMGRIAMLLPPELRGAYDAPTALEPYSSGQ; encoded by the coding sequence ATGTCGCGGCGCGAGCAGCTGAGCTATGCGTTGGTGCGCACGCTCATCCGCGTGGTGATGGCGCTGCTGACGCGCACCAGCCTGCACGGGGCCGCGCACCTGCCACCGCACGGCGCGGGGATTGTGGTGAGCAACCATCTTGCCGCGATCGATCCTGGCATTCTGGTGGGCGTGCTGCCGCGCCCGATCGCGCTGATGTCGAAGGCCGAGAACGATCACGGTCTGCTTGGCCTGTTCATGGCGCTGGTTGGGGCGTTTACGGTGCGGCGTGGTGCGGCCGATCGCCGTGCGCTACAGACATCGGCGCAGCTGCTGCAGCAGGGGCGGCTGCTGTGCCTGTTTCCCGAAGGTACGCGCAGCCGCGATGGCCGGCTTGGCCCGGCCCACGGCGGCGCGGCGCTGCTGGCGATCAAGAGCGGTGTGCCGATCATCCCGGTGGCACTCACCGGCACGCCGCGCGTGTTCCAGGCGCGCTTCCCATGGCTGGGCTTCGCACGCGTGACGGTCAGCGTCGGCGCGCCATTCCAGCTGGCCATGCCGGCCGGCCCACTGCGGCGGGCCGATCGCGAGCGCGCCACTGCCGAGCTGATGGGCCGGATCGCCATGCTGCTGCCGCCCGAGCTGCGCGGCGCCTACGATGCGCCTACGGCGCTAGAGCCCTATAGCAGTGGGCAGTAA
- the cmk gene encoding (d)CMP kinase — protein MTIPDTITIDGPAGAGKSTLGELLARRLGYLYFDTGVMYRALTLAALQRGVDPSDAAASAGLARDLAIDVQPATVADGRQYTVLVDGADVTWDLRSAAVDRAVSVVARHPAVRAVLRARQRSLGLRGRVVMVGRDIGTIVLPEARLKIYLEASLRARAARRVAELRDRGLAAEPGPIEADVARRDALDQHVMGRAPDAMVLNNDELTPEQEVELIVQRLAQAGG, from the coding sequence ATGACAATCCCCGACACGATTACGATCGATGGCCCGGCCGGTGCCGGCAAGAGTACGCTCGGCGAGCTGCTGGCACGGCGGCTGGGCTATTTGTATTTCGACACCGGCGTGATGTACCGCGCGCTGACGCTGGCCGCCCTGCAGCGCGGGGTCGACCCGAGCGATGCTGCGGCGAGTGCCGGGCTGGCGCGCGACCTTGCGATCGATGTTCAGCCAGCGACCGTAGCCGATGGCCGGCAGTACACGGTGCTGGTCGATGGCGCCGATGTGACATGGGATCTGCGCAGCGCCGCCGTCGATCGCGCGGTGTCGGTAGTAGCCAGGCACCCGGCAGTACGCGCGGTGCTACGCGCGCGCCAGCGCTCACTCGGCCTGCGCGGGCGGGTCGTGATGGTCGGCCGCGACATCGGCACGATCGTGCTGCCCGAGGCGCGCCTGAAGATCTACCTCGAGGCCTCGCTGCGCGCGCGGGCGGCCCGCCGGGTGGCCGAACTGCGCGACCGCGGCCTGGCCGCCGAGCCGGGGCCGATCGAGGCCGATGTCGCGCGGCGCGATGCGCTCGACCAGCATGTCATGGGCCGCGCGCCCGACGCCATGGTGCTGAATAACGACGAGCTCACGCCCGAGCAAGAGGTCGAGCTGATCGTGCAGCGGCTGGCGCAGGCGGGCGGGTAG
- a CDS encoding glycosyltransferase family 39 protein encodes MTSNWVSDDAPTPKPGSTQQKRAAAWRKWWLLAAIVLLGAYFNTINLFGWDGGTGQHPDERFMTLVADRIKAPTSLAEYLDSQRNPLNPRNAGYPFYVYGLLPQTLTHYTAVLLTPNAALPPTVPAARPHDTGAAPIVANPDLRVPKLVPLQALLNPSGQDLTNYYAVVKVGRIWSALFATLSIVVVFLLGRRLYGARAGLIAALLLALSALPIQLAHFFTVDSATVLFTLVAIYWAVRLAQNGGLPSALLLGLSIGAAMACRVTMATLGMLAVLALAQRLLDQRIAPDAPTSDVYYLPARRRLSLAGGLALVALAGLVTIITFRMLQPDAFVGTSFFDLRPDPRFIDNIREIGAAVSGSSDSPPSQQWAGRIRYLFALQNMVVWGMGLPLGLAAWLAWAVAGMQLARAAWRGWSGHGWGRLHRRLGHLIPWFWVGFYFAWQGGQLGMTMRYFTQLYGLLALFAGWALARTLSMRLLLSDWRPRRAGWYNLQAAARWVPVVLVVAGTLAWAYAFTRIYTRPHSRISASRWMYEHIPAGAAVTSEQWDDALPLSVDGRRAFDPQAGGWYYNVETYPYAEDDRSKYFGSTGQDGAFAPGLLDHLDQADYIVLSSNRVYGSATRLPMRYPALTRYYHSLFDGELGFVQVADISSYPTLFGIAIPDQGAEEAFSVYDHPRVLIFKKTSAYSRANAERLITGEIAWTEVYKLPTLRGGQVPTALRLTDTQWPSYRDAGSFAALFNPAGLSNRLPWLFWLLALELLGLALFALLFRRLPGLPDRGFALAKALALLLVAYAAWLLGSLRLVPFGPGSAWLCAGLLIASGAVAGWRARAEIWEFVRRRRAALISAEGLFLVAYAGFVLIRALNPDLWHPARGGEKPMDLAFLTAVVKSAYFPPYDPWFAGGYINYYYFGFVLVGTLVHLTGIVPTTAYNLAVPTLFALTALGAWGVGYNLLAFASGTAARGLGANPARAEAPGSAPLALPASVPRRSRERRAIGAGLAAAVCVVLLGPLTQALWYLPGSATPAFEGLPAECNVSSYAAQQACRGRAEWAFWDATRLVGMDLQDSTINEFPFFTFLFADLHAHMIALPLALLALGLMVALVQTEHRPPRTGHTWRRTSAWLLVLGALALVLGALRATNTWDFPTYFALSCAALGLISWRRWLRGAALGPTALGWLLALLALLLGSTLLFLPFLRSFATDYAGFEIWRGARTSAADFLRINGLWLFLLLSGAVLLYRRRGVGWPWLLLIGGGPLLLAALALVLKAGALVLIVPLAIVAIGCLVDHMFEYATRSSTPRALLAAQDSSEPYMQLVLPLGELPRSPAGQAGAPAGGQPRVSVATLLTITWALFAVLIALATELVVARGDVGRMNTVFKLGMQSWTLFALAAALTLSTVWPALGARSLRALGWAWRGVAVLLIAAALVYPLSATPARLADRIDDQIGPTLDGLAFMRSPKGTWAENNQQFGFAQDADALDWMRAHVAGSPIVLEAHTEAYRWGGRVATYTGLPTLLGWPWHETQQRQVANVGPVLAGRQALIQQLYAGTDPAVALRQLRLFGVEYVYVGQLERALYPAAGLAKFDALAQAGQISQVYSAGATRIYQLPRAESAPAVTSTTLAVRPAQQTTPQGTRLDAPVHTLPAVPEYAWNQLAQAQPVALALWLLAGYLLLALGLPISALVFGRLAARQPESTGASGWAWARLIGLLLFGYLVWLPVSMGLWPYNRWSLLWALVLLLLLNAALLAWIGRAAGARPALPGGARALLAHLHTHWRAILLSEALFLGAFAFMALLRAYNPDLWQPYWGGEKPFEFGFLNAILRSPVMPPYDPFMSDARINYYYYGLFLASLPIKATGIAPAVGFNLVIATLFALTLAGAFALVARLTGRLRYGLAGGAFVVLLGNLAAAFPVGWGQGLAPVRAALAGGLAGFGERLGSWFVGPSRVIVIPDRLVTINEFPLWSYLFADLHPHLIAMPIAILLTALAYELFDARAGAAGRLGWLPSGSRWLLAALTLGALAVTNSWDLPTYALVIGGALLGRAWRGVGRTSRQLARAMAGALAQAAGVVLGALLLYLPFFQNYVRPAGVSGIGLVRDGSPLSGFVLIYGLYLLILGLWLFGVAARLWRDVRRPAPARALGPAEAEQNALLGIVARPPTAGGAWMNTRTALIVVGLVLLAGLLSNAASAAMIWASPLLLKAGLIALLAAGLPVLLARRLPRRVWFIAWLAVAAWLVALGVELVYIRDHLDGGESYRMNTVFKFGLQAWILMALAAASALPWLARGLRRAGAAAQVFGWGMIAALVGLALVFPLAGIPSRLAYRFPQAPGPTLDGLAFMQQAEFDMLPEYLGQQSGPTTRISLKDDLDAIRWINQNIEGTPIVLQSDLWFYRAYGVRVAANTGLPTVVSPLHANEQHDPELVAERDLDVQQIYYTLDQGQALRLLAKYHVAYVYVGQIERAAYGAAGLAKFDALVGTYLTLAYQNPTVRLYQVNPGVFALTSAAEIAPPPARPQAPPAESQPAAPAEPPANVPASPATLAALEQQVAADPAAAGPAFELAQRYRALQRLDDAAAILQVAAQANPNDVALQQLWGDTLRDAGRNDEAESAYRAAVAANPSAGNYNKLGAELLRAGKPDRAAEALLAAIEADPNAAEPYFHLGQVYEQQGRTDQAIEQYRSYLTIAKPTDSFYQEATAALGRLGR; translated from the coding sequence ATGACCAGCAACTGGGTGTCCGACGATGCCCCTACGCCGAAACCAGGATCAACCCAGCAGAAGCGCGCGGCCGCATGGCGCAAGTGGTGGCTGCTAGCGGCGATCGTGCTGCTGGGCGCGTACTTCAATACGATCAACCTGTTCGGCTGGGATGGTGGCACCGGCCAGCATCCCGACGAGCGCTTCATGACCCTGGTGGCCGACCGGATCAAGGCGCCCACCAGCCTGGCCGAGTACCTCGACTCGCAGCGTAACCCGCTCAACCCGCGCAACGCCGGCTACCCGTTCTATGTCTATGGGCTGCTGCCGCAGACGCTCACGCACTACACGGCGGTGCTGCTGACGCCCAACGCCGCGCTGCCGCCAACAGTGCCGGCCGCGCGCCCGCACGACACCGGCGCGGCACCGATCGTCGCTAACCCCGATCTGCGCGTACCCAAGCTGGTGCCGCTCCAGGCCCTGCTGAACCCGAGCGGCCAGGATCTAACCAACTATTACGCGGTCGTCAAAGTTGGCCGGATCTGGTCGGCGCTGTTCGCGACCCTGAGCATTGTGGTGGTGTTTCTGCTCGGCCGGCGGCTGTATGGCGCGCGCGCCGGGCTGATCGCCGCGCTATTGCTGGCGCTCTCGGCGCTGCCGATCCAGCTGGCGCACTTCTTCACGGTCGACTCGGCCACGGTGCTGTTTACGCTGGTGGCGATCTACTGGGCCGTGCGCCTGGCGCAAAACGGCGGCCTGCCCAGCGCGCTGCTGCTGGGCCTGAGCATCGGCGCCGCCATGGCCTGCCGCGTGACCATGGCCACGCTGGGCATGCTGGCGGTGCTGGCGCTGGCCCAGCGCCTGCTCGACCAGCGCATCGCGCCCGATGCGCCAACCAGCGATGTCTATTACCTACCCGCGCGCCGCCGGCTCTCGCTGGCGGGCGGGCTGGCGCTGGTGGCGCTGGCCGGGCTGGTCACGATCATCACATTCCGCATGCTCCAGCCCGATGCATTCGTCGGCACCTCGTTCTTCGACCTGCGCCCCGACCCGCGCTTCATCGACAACATTCGCGAGATCGGCGCGGCGGTGAGCGGCAGCTCGGATTCGCCGCCCAGCCAGCAGTGGGCCGGGCGCATACGCTACCTCTTCGCCTTGCAGAATATGGTCGTGTGGGGCATGGGCCTGCCGCTGGGCCTGGCCGCCTGGCTGGCCTGGGCGGTCGCCGGCATGCAGCTGGCGCGCGCCGCATGGCGCGGCTGGTCGGGCCACGGATGGGGGCGCCTGCACCGGCGCCTGGGCCACCTCATCCCCTGGTTCTGGGTCGGCTTCTACTTCGCATGGCAGGGCGGCCAGCTGGGCATGACCATGCGCTACTTCACGCAGCTGTATGGCCTGCTGGCGCTGTTTGCCGGCTGGGCGCTGGCGCGTACGCTGAGCATGCGCCTGCTGCTCTCGGACTGGCGGCCGCGCCGGGCCGGCTGGTATAACCTGCAGGCCGCCGCGCGCTGGGTGCCGGTGGTGCTGGTGGTGGCCGGCACGCTGGCCTGGGCCTACGCCTTCACACGCATCTACACCCGGCCGCACTCGCGCATCAGCGCCTCGCGCTGGATGTACGAGCACATCCCGGCCGGCGCGGCCGTCACCTCCGAACAGTGGGACGACGCGCTGCCCCTGTCGGTCGATGGGCGGCGTGCGTTCGACCCGCAGGCGGGCGGCTGGTACTACAATGTCGAAACCTACCCCTACGCCGAGGACGATCGCTCGAAGTACTTCGGCAGCACCGGCCAGGACGGTGCATTCGCGCCGGGGCTGCTCGATCACCTCGACCAGGCCGACTACATCGTGCTCAGCAGCAACCGGGTGTATGGCTCGGCCACGCGCCTGCCCATGCGCTACCCGGCGCTGACGCGCTACTACCACAGCCTGTTCGACGGCGAGCTGGGCTTCGTGCAGGTGGCCGACATCAGCTCGTACCCAACCCTGTTTGGCATCGCCATCCCCGACCAGGGCGCCGAAGAGGCCTTCAGCGTCTACGACCACCCGCGCGTGCTGATCTTCAAGAAGACCAGCGCGTACAGCCGCGCCAACGCCGAGCGGCTGATCACCGGCGAGATTGCCTGGACCGAGGTGTACAAGCTGCCGACGCTGCGCGGCGGCCAGGTGCCGACGGCGCTGCGCCTGACCGACACACAGTGGCCGAGCTACCGCGACGCGGGCAGCTTCGCGGCGCTGTTCAACCCGGCCGGGCTGAGCAACCGGCTGCCCTGGCTGTTCTGGCTGCTGGCGCTCGAGCTGCTCGGCCTGGCGCTGTTCGCGCTGCTGTTTCGCCGGCTGCCCGGCCTGCCCGATCGCGGCTTCGCGCTGGCGAAGGCACTGGCGCTGCTGCTGGTGGCCTACGCGGCCTGGCTGCTCGGCAGCCTGCGGCTGGTGCCGTTTGGGCCGGGCAGCGCCTGGCTGTGCGCCGGCCTGCTGATCGCGAGCGGCGCGGTGGCCGGCTGGCGCGCGCGGGCCGAGATCTGGGAATTCGTACGTCGTCGCCGGGCCGCGCTGATCTCGGCCGAGGGCCTGTTTCTGGTGGCATACGCCGGCTTTGTGCTCATCCGCGCGCTCAACCCCGATCTGTGGCATCCAGCCCGCGGCGGCGAGAAGCCCATGGATCTGGCGTTCCTCACCGCTGTGGTCAAGAGCGCATACTTCCCGCCCTACGATCCCTGGTTCGCCGGCGGGTACATCAACTACTACTACTTCGGCTTTGTGCTGGTGGGCACGCTGGTACACCTGACTGGCATTGTGCCGACCACGGCCTACAACCTGGCCGTGCCGACGCTGTTCGCACTCACCGCGCTGGGCGCCTGGGGCGTCGGCTATAACCTGCTGGCATTCGCCTCCGGCACGGCGGCGCGCGGGCTAGGCGCCAACCCGGCACGGGCCGAAGCGCCCGGCTCCGCGCCGCTCGCCCTGCCAGCCTCGGTGCCGCGCCGATCGCGCGAGCGCCGCGCGATCGGCGCCGGCCTGGCCGCCGCCGTGTGTGTGGTGCTGCTCGGCCCGCTGACCCAGGCGCTCTGGTACCTGCCCGGCTCGGCCACGCCCGCCTTCGAGGGGCTGCCGGCCGAGTGTAACGTCAGCTCGTACGCCGCGCAGCAGGCCTGCCGTGGGCGCGCCGAGTGGGCCTTCTGGGACGCGACCCGGCTGGTGGGCATGGATCTGCAAGACAGCACGATCAACGAGTTTCCATTCTTCACCTTCCTCTTCGCCGACCTGCACGCGCACATGATTGCGCTACCGCTGGCGCTGCTGGCGCTGGGCTTGATGGTCGCACTCGTGCAAACCGAGCACCGGCCACCGAGAACCGGGCATACCTGGCGGCGCACCAGCGCCTGGTTGCTGGTGCTGGGCGCGCTGGCCCTGGTGCTCGGCGCGCTGCGCGCCACCAACACCTGGGATTTTCCAACCTACTTCGCGCTGAGCTGTGCGGCGCTCGGGCTGATCAGCTGGCGGCGCTGGCTGCGCGGTGCGGCGCTCGGGCCAACCGCGCTGGGCTGGCTGCTGGCGCTGCTAGCGCTGCTGCTCGGCAGCACGCTGCTGTTCCTGCCGTTCCTGCGCAGCTTCGCCACCGACTACGCCGGGTTCGAGATCTGGCGTGGCGCGCGCACTAGCGCCGCCGACTTCCTGCGGATCAACGGCCTGTGGCTGTTCCTGCTGCTCAGCGGTGCGGTGCTGCTATACCGGCGGCGTGGCGTGGGCTGGCCCTGGCTGCTGCTGATTGGCGGCGGGCCGCTGCTGCTGGCCGCGCTGGCGCTGGTGCTCAAGGCCGGCGCCCTGGTGCTGATCGTGCCGCTGGCAATCGTTGCGATCGGCTGCCTGGTCGATCACATGTTCGAGTACGCCACCCGGAGCAGCACACCACGCGCGTTGCTGGCCGCGCAAGACAGCAGCGAGCCGTACATGCAGCTGGTGCTGCCGCTGGGCGAGCTGCCGCGCTCGCCGGCCGGCCAGGCCGGCGCACCGGCCGGCGGGCAGCCGCGCGTAAGCGTGGCTACGCTGCTGACGATCACCTGGGCGCTGTTCGCCGTGCTGATCGCGCTGGCGACCGAGCTGGTGGTGGCGCGCGGCGACGTTGGCCGCATGAACACGGTGTTTAAGCTGGGCATGCAGAGCTGGACGCTGTTCGCGCTTGCGGCGGCGCTGACGCTTAGCACCGTATGGCCCGCGCTGGGCGCCCGCAGCCTGCGCGCGCTCGGCTGGGCCTGGCGGGGTGTGGCCGTGCTGCTGATCGCGGCCGCGCTAGTGTACCCGCTCAGCGCTACGCCCGCGCGCCTGGCCGACCGGATCGACGACCAGATCGGGCCGACGCTCGACGGCCTCGCGTTCATGCGCTCGCCCAAGGGCACCTGGGCCGAAAATAACCAGCAGTTCGGCTTCGCGCAGGACGCCGACGCGCTCGACTGGATGCGCGCGCATGTGGCCGGCAGCCCGATCGTGCTCGAGGCCCACACCGAGGCCTACCGCTGGGGCGGGCGTGTGGCTACCTACACAGGCCTGCCGACGCTGCTGGGCTGGCCCTGGCACGAAACCCAGCAGCGCCAGGTCGCGAATGTTGGCCCGGTGCTGGCCGGCCGGCAGGCGCTGATCCAGCAGCTGTATGCCGGCACCGACCCGGCCGTAGCGCTGCGGCAGCTGCGGCTGTTTGGCGTCGAATATGTGTATGTCGGCCAGCTCGAGCGCGCGCTGTACCCTGCGGCCGGGCTGGCCAAGTTCGACGCGCTGGCGCAGGCCGGGCAGATCAGCCAGGTCTACAGCGCGGGCGCAACCCGGATCTACCAGCTGCCGCGCGCCGAGAGCGCCCCGGCGGTGACATCGACGACGCTGGCGGTGCGGCCGGCCCAGCAGACGACGCCGCAGGGCACGCGGCTCGACGCGCCGGTACACACGCTGCCCGCTGTGCCTGAGTATGCCTGGAACCAGCTGGCGCAGGCGCAGCCGGTGGCACTGGCGTTGTGGCTGCTGGCCGGCTACCTGCTGCTGGCGCTGGGCCTGCCGATCTCGGCGCTGGTCTTCGGGCGGCTGGCCGCGCGCCAGCCCGAATCCACCGGCGCTAGCGGCTGGGCCTGGGCGCGGCTGATCGGGCTGCTGCTGTTTGGCTACCTGGTGTGGCTGCCGGTGAGCATGGGCCTGTGGCCGTACAACCGCTGGAGCCTGCTGTGGGCGCTGGTGCTGCTGCTGCTGCTCAACGCCGCCCTGCTGGCCTGGATCGGCCGCGCCGCCGGTGCGCGCCCGGCGCTGCCCGGCGGGGCACGCGCGCTGCTGGCGCACCTGCACACACACTGGCGCGCGATCCTCTTGAGCGAGGCGTTGTTCCTGGGCGCGTTCGCGTTTATGGCGCTGCTGCGCGCCTACAACCCCGACCTGTGGCAGCCCTACTGGGGCGGCGAGAAGCCGTTCGAGTTCGGCTTCCTGAACGCGATCTTGCGCAGCCCGGTGATGCCGCCGTACGACCCGTTCATGAGCGATGCCAGGATTAACTACTACTACTACGGGCTGTTCCTGGCCTCGCTGCCGATCAAGGCCACCGGCATCGCCCCGGCGGTCGGCTTCAACCTGGTGATCGCCACGCTATTCGCACTCACGCTGGCCGGCGCATTCGCGCTGGTGGCGCGCCTGACTGGCCGGCTGCGCTATGGCCTGGCCGGTGGCGCGTTCGTGGTGCTGCTGGGCAACCTGGCCGCCGCCTTCCCGGTTGGCTGGGGCCAGGGCCTGGCCCCCGTGCGCGCGGCGCTGGCGGGTGGGCTGGCCGGCTTCGGCGAGCGCCTCGGCTCGTGGTTCGTTGGCCCTAGCCGTGTGATCGTGATCCCCGATCGGCTGGTGACGATCAACGAGTTCCCGCTCTGGAGCTACCTGTTCGCCGATCTGCACCCGCACCTGATCGCCATGCCGATCGCGATTCTACTCACGGCGCTGGCCTACGAGCTGTTCGATGCCCGCGCGGGCGCGGCTGGCCGGCTCGGCTGGCTGCCCAGCGGCAGCCGTTGGCTGCTGGCCGCGCTGACGCTCGGTGCGCTGGCCGTAACCAACTCGTGGGATCTCCCGACCTACGCGCTGGTGATTGGCGGGGCGTTGCTGGGGCGCGCGTGGCGTGGGGTGGGCCGCACCAGCCGGCAGCTGGCGCGCGCCATGGCCGGCGCGTTGGCGCAGGCGGCCGGGGTGGTGTTAGGCGCGCTGCTGCTGTACCTGCCGTTCTTCCAGAACTACGTGCGCCCGGCCGGCGTGAGCGGGATCGGGCTGGTGCGCGACGGCTCACCGCTGAGCGGGTTTGTGCTGATCTATGGGCTCTACCTGCTGATCCTGGGCCTGTGGCTGTTCGGCGTGGCCGCGCGGCTCTGGCGCGATGTTCGCCGCCCGGCCCCGGCACGCGCGCTTGGCCCGGCCGAGGCCGAACAGAATGCGTTGCTCGGGATCGTCGCGCGGCCGCCCACGGCCGGCGGGGCATGGATGAACACTCGCACCGCGCTGATCGTGGTTGGGCTGGTGCTGCTGGCCGGCCTGCTCTCGAACGCCGCCAGCGCGGCTATGATCTGGGCCAGCCCGCTGCTGCTCAAGGCCGGGCTGATCGCGCTGCTGGCGGCCGGCCTGCCGGTGCTGCTGGCCCGCCGCCTGCCTCGGCGGGTCTGGTTCATCGCCTGGCTGGCGGTAGCGGCCTGGCTGGTCGCGCTCGGCGTCGAGCTGGTGTACATCCGCGATCACCTCGACGGCGGCGAGTCGTACCGCATGAACACGGTGTTCAAGTTTGGGCTGCAGGCCTGGATCTTGATGGCGCTAGCTGCGGCGTCGGCGCTGCCCTGGCTGGCGCGCGGGCTGCGGCGCGCGGGCGCGGCGGCGCAGGTGTTCGGCTGGGGCATGATCGCCGCGCTGGTCGGCCTGGCGCTGGTGTTCCCGCTGGCAGGCATCCCCAGCCGGCTGGCCTACCGCTTCCCGCAGGCGCCCGGCCCGACGCTCGATGGGCTGGCGTTCATGCAGCAGGCCGAGTTCGACATGCTGCCCGAGTACCTGGGCCAGCAGAGCGGGCCAACCACGCGGATCAGCCTGAAGGACGACCTTGACGCCATCCGCTGGATCAACCAGAACATCGAGGGCACGCCGATCGTGCTGCAATCGGATCTGTGGTTCTACCGCGCCTACGGCGTGCGCGTGGCCGCCAACACCGGCCTGCCCACCGTGGTGAGCCCGCTGCACGCCAACGAGCAGCACGACCCCGAGCTGGTGGCCGAGCGCGACCTCGACGTGCAGCAGATCTACTATACGCTCGACCAGGGCCAGGCGCTGCGGCTGCTTGCGAAGTATCACGTTGCGTATGTATACGTCGGCCAGATCGAGCGCGCGGCCTACGGTGCGGCCGGGCTGGCCAAGTTCGACGCGCTAGTTGGCACCTACCTGACGCTGGCATATCAGAACCCGACCGTCAGGCTCTACCAGGTTAACCCTGGCGTATTTGCGCTGACCTCGGCTGCCGAGATTGCGCCGCCGCCGGCCCGGCCCCAGGCCCCGCCGGCCGAGTCGCAGCCCGCAGCGCCGGCGGAACCACCCGCGAATGTGCCGGCTAGCCCGGCCACGCTCGCGGCGCTCGAGCAGCAGGTCGCTGCCGATCCAGCTGCCGCCGGCCCGGCTTTCGAGCTGGCCCAGCGCTACCGCGCGCTACAGCGGCTCGACGATGCTGCGGCGATCTTGCAGGTGGCCGCACAGGCCAACCCGAACGACGTGGCACTACAGCAGCTGTGGGGCGACACACTGCGCGACGCCGGGCGCAACGACGAGGCCGAAAGCGCCTACCGCGCGGCGGTGGCGGCCAACCCAAGCGCCGGCAACTACAACAAGCTCGGCGCCGAGCTGCTGCGCGCCGGCAAGCCCGACCGCGCGGCCGAGGCGCTGCTGGCCGCGATCGAGGCCGACCCCAACGCGGCTGAGCCGTACTTCCACCTGGGCCAGGTCTACGAGCAGCAGGGCCGCACCGACCAGGCGATCGAGCAGTATCGCAGCTACCTTACGATCGCCAAACCGACCGACTCGTTCTACCAGGAAGCAACCGCAGCGCTCGGGCGGCTCGGCCGCTAG
- a CDS encoding PH domain-containing protein, whose translation MLGLLSPQVDLELDEGEQILHYARRHWILLLQRIFIPLVIASLTLGLSAYRAVGGLFFTSDVGPAGRLIDLINLLYFALVIGLTVLWLRRSRQATASKSKSRIPQLVDWLILGGIALLLMMIYFRYQGGRVFYIDPAYARGADLINLLLFTTGIVTIGALIYFTIDWANDFLILTSTRVIYDDRQILVRHVKQEILIENIQQVNLSADSYFAYFLGQLSLWREQALYRMGLRRTPPPEKPTVSYGKLVVGSLSVRRLVFDWAANPAAMQGRINAELGKLRKAQEPELLRQIIEDQVYGNKPPKKGAPPIHVTERKGPLPWLFSTNPEINHQKEEVVWRPYWIFLALAMLRPLALLLMATILLLIANRLELIGAVLSFWIWLPIALGCFGRIIWVREEHEHDKYILTRDKITDVDKRPFGPESSRSAQLDRIQDVSFDVSFVESILGYGDVFIETGGGGGKFTFKHVPDPRNVAATINDYLTDFKKREKERNQKDVLTLLREYHAVQERHGELSDGGRLESLLAAKLAEYTQSELPGQIEREVATRVPPHVRRQLDVSLRRSARRNRIQRGRTES comes from the coding sequence ATGCTCGGGTTGCTATCGCCCCAGGTCGATCTAGAGCTCGATGAAGGCGAGCAGATCCTCCACTATGCGCGGCGCCACTGGATCTTGCTGCTGCAGCGCATCTTCATCCCGCTGGTGATCGCCAGCCTGACGCTCGGGCTGAGCGCGTATCGCGCCGTCGGCGGGCTGTTCTTCACGAGCGATGTTGGCCCGGCCGGCCGCCTGATCGACCTGATCAACCTGCTCTACTTCGCACTGGTGATCGGCCTGACGGTGCTGTGGCTACGCCGCAGCCGCCAGGCCACCGCCAGCAAAAGCAAATCGCGCATCCCGCAGCTGGTCGACTGGCTGATCCTGGGTGGGATCGCGCTGCTGCTCATGATGATCTACTTCCGCTACCAGGGCGGGCGCGTCTTCTACATCGACCCGGCCTATGCGCGTGGGGCCGACCTGATCAACCTGCTGCTGTTCACCACCGGCATTGTGACGATCGGCGCGCTGATTTATTTCACGATCGACTGGGCCAACGATTTCCTGATCCTCACCAGCACGCGCGTGATCTACGACGATCGGCAGATACTGGTGCGCCATGTCAAGCAGGAGATCCTGATCGAGAATATTCAGCAGGTGAACCTGAGCGCCGATAGCTATTTCGCCTACTTCCTCGGCCAGCTGTCGCTCTGGCGCGAGCAGGCGCTATACCGGATGGGCCTGCGCCGTACCCCGCCGCCCGAGAAGCCCACGGTCTCGTACGGCAAGCTGGTGGTCGGCTCGCTCAGCGTGCGCAGGCTGGTGTTCGACTGGGCCGCCAACCCGGCTGCCATGCAGGGCCGCATCAACGCCGAGCTGGGCAAGCTGCGCAAGGCCCAGGAGCCCGAGCTGCTACGCCAGATCATCGAGGACCAGGTGTATGGCAATAAGCCGCCCAAGAAGGGTGCGCCGCCGATCCATGTGACTGAGCGAAAAGGCCCGCTGCCGTGGCTGTTTTCGACCAACCCCGAGATCAACCACCAGAAGGAGGAGGTCGTCTGGCGGCCCTACTGGATCTTCCTGGCGCTGGCCATGCTGCGCCCGCTGGCGCTGCTGCTGATGGCCACGATCCTGCTGCTGATCGCCAATCGACTCGAGCTGATCGGCGCGGTGTTGAGCTTCTGGATCTGGCTGCCGATCGCGCTGGGCTGCTTCGGCCGGATCATCTGGGTGCGCGAAGAGCACGAGCACGACAAGTACATCCTGACGCGCGACAAGATCACCGATGTCGATAAGCGCCCGTTTGGCCCCGAGAGCAGCCGCAGCGCGCAGCTCGACCGCATTCAGGATGTGTCGTTCGATGTCAGCTTTGTCGAGAGCATCCTGGGCTACGGCGATGTCTTTATCGAGACCGGCGGTGGTGGCGGGAAGTTCACCTTCAAGCATGTGCCCGACCCTCGTAATGTCGCGGCGACGATCAACGATTACCTGACCGACTTCAAGAAGCGTGAGAAAGAGCGCAACCAGAAGGATGTGCTGACGCTGCTGCGCGAGTATCACGCGGTACAAGAGCGCCACGGCGAGCTATCCGACGGCGGCCGGCTCGAGTCGCTGCTGGCGGCGAAGCTGGCCGAGTACACCCAGAGCGAGCTGCCCGGCCAGATCGAGCGCGAAGTGGCCACGCGCGTGCCACCCCATGTGCGGCGCCAGCTCGATGTTTCGCTCCGCCGCAGCGCACGGCGTAACCGCATCCAGCGCGGCCGCACCGAGTCATAA